One Epidermidibacterium keratini DNA segment encodes these proteins:
- a CDS encoding SLC13 family permease — protein sequence MTTRARRGQLAVRIGLVLLVAAAIVIVATGALPLAETDSVLARIAPVLGFLLVLTALADVCDEVGLFAAAAAYVAYAARGRPRMLFAMWCAVAIVTTWFLSLDTTAVMLTPVAIGIARQTGARVLPFALACVWLANSASLLLPVSNLTNLLAVQALPAGQSFLALSAAPQIAVLVVVVGALLVLHSRTRAQPYEVQRPAPAGDRLSMAAAAVAAVGTGVAASAGAPAWLAGLVALCALWAVLAVRGQAPDPLAIAKRIPVVMAIATTALLIVVAAAAYALSPLIDQLAVEGNGFGELLGLAGASAASANLLNNIPVYVAFEPLASTPHPLLALLVGVNAGPLVLLWASLANLLWWRTCRSHGVTVPLVRVGVLGAVVAVLSVLAGTAAIWAMA from the coding sequence GTGACGACGCGCGCCCGCCGAGGGCAGCTCGCAGTTCGGATCGGGTTGGTGCTGCTCGTCGCGGCAGCCATCGTCATCGTCGCAACCGGTGCGCTGCCGCTCGCTGAGACTGACAGCGTGCTGGCGCGGATCGCCCCAGTACTAGGGTTTCTGCTCGTCCTGACCGCATTGGCCGACGTGTGTGACGAGGTTGGCCTGTTCGCCGCCGCAGCGGCCTATGTCGCCTACGCGGCTCGCGGTCGACCTCGGATGCTGTTTGCGATGTGGTGCGCCGTCGCGATCGTCACGACGTGGTTCTTGAGTCTGGACACAACCGCCGTGATGCTGACGCCGGTGGCGATCGGCATCGCCCGACAGACCGGCGCGCGGGTCCTCCCGTTCGCGCTCGCGTGCGTGTGGCTGGCCAACTCGGCGAGCCTGTTGCTGCCGGTGTCCAACCTGACCAACCTGCTGGCCGTGCAGGCGCTGCCTGCCGGCCAGTCGTTCCTCGCGCTGAGCGCCGCACCGCAGATCGCCGTACTCGTCGTCGTGGTGGGTGCGCTGCTGGTGCTGCACTCCCGCACCCGTGCACAGCCTTATGAGGTGCAGCGCCCGGCGCCGGCCGGCGACCGGCTCAGCATGGCGGCGGCCGCGGTCGCTGCCGTCGGCACCGGGGTTGCCGCGAGCGCGGGTGCTCCGGCCTGGCTCGCCGGACTCGTGGCGCTCTGCGCCCTCTGGGCCGTGCTTGCAGTTCGCGGCCAAGCACCCGATCCCTTGGCCATCGCCAAACGGATCCCCGTGGTGATGGCGATCGCGACGACTGCGCTGCTCATCGTTGTCGCCGCTGCGGCGTACGCGCTGAGCCCGCTGATCGACCAGCTTGCGGTGGAGGGCAACGGCTTTGGCGAGCTGCTCGGGCTGGCCGGCGCCAGTGCCGCGAGCGCCAACCTGCTCAACAACATCCCCGTCTACGTCGCCTTCGAGCCGCTGGCGAGTACGCCGCACCCGTTGCTGGCGCTGCTCGTCGGGGTCAACGCCGGTCCGCTGGTGCTGCTGTGGGCCTCGCTGGCCAACCTGCTGTGGTGGCGCACGTGCCGCAGCCACGGCGTCACGGTGCCGTTGGTGCGCGTGGGCGTGCTCGGCGCCGTGGTCGCGGTCCTCAGCGTCCTGGCCGGCACAGCGGCCATCTGGGCTATGGCTTGA
- a CDS encoding class I SAM-dependent methyltransferase, translating to MSKPLSQAEVDAARNDPKQANILYHDWEAATYDDKWSISYDERSIAYATGRFAKVAGQDPRLPGFTPYDQALEIGSGTGFFLLNLMQAGVARHGHVTDLSPGMVEVAVRNGTRLGLSVEGKVVDGESLPYDDNSMDLVVGHAILHHIPDVATSLREVLRVLRPGGRFVFAGEPTKHGDFLARRLSRATWWATTTVTKLPLLRGWRRPQVELDDSSRAAQLEAVVDLHTFAPDELRRLAIVAGATDVDVVTEEFTAAMLGWPVRTFEAAVPREKLGPQWAFAAMRAWSGLTVLDDRLLRHVVPEGLFYNALVTGLKP from the coding sequence ATGAGCAAGCCCCTCAGCCAGGCCGAGGTCGATGCCGCGCGCAACGACCCTAAACAGGCCAACATCCTCTACCACGACTGGGAAGCGGCGACGTACGACGACAAGTGGTCGATCTCGTACGACGAGCGCAGCATTGCCTACGCAACCGGCCGCTTTGCCAAGGTCGCTGGGCAGGACCCGCGGTTGCCGGGATTCACGCCGTACGACCAGGCACTGGAGATCGGCAGCGGCACCGGGTTCTTCTTGCTCAACCTGATGCAGGCCGGCGTTGCTCGGCACGGACACGTCACTGACCTGTCGCCGGGCATGGTCGAGGTCGCGGTCCGCAACGGAACGCGGCTCGGGCTGTCGGTCGAGGGCAAGGTCGTCGACGGGGAGTCGCTGCCCTACGACGACAACTCGATGGACCTCGTCGTCGGGCACGCGATCCTGCACCACATCCCGGACGTCGCGACCTCGCTGCGCGAGGTGCTGCGGGTGCTGCGGCCAGGCGGGCGGTTCGTGTTTGCCGGCGAGCCGACCAAGCACGGAGACTTCCTGGCCCGCCGGCTGTCTCGGGCGACCTGGTGGGCCACCACGACCGTGACGAAGCTGCCGCTGTTGCGCGGCTGGCGACGCCCGCAGGTCGAGCTGGACGACTCCTCGCGTGCCGCCCAGCTTGAGGCGGTCGTCGACCTGCACACCTTCGCCCCGGACGAGCTGCGTCGCCTGGCGATCGTGGCCGGTGCCACCGATGTCGATGTCGTCACCGAGGAGTTCACCGCGGCGATGCTCGGCTGGCCGGTGCGCACCTTCGAGGCCGCCGTACCGCGCGAGAAGCTCGGACCGCAGTGGGCGTTTGCTGCGATGCGGGCATGGTCGGGCCTGACCGTGCTCGATGACCGGCTGCTGCGCCACGTCGTACCCGAGGGGCTGTTCTACAACGCCCTGGTGACCGGTCTCAAGCCATAG
- the glgP gene encoding alpha-glucan family phosphorylase, translated as MKAIAQFVVRVSLPPELTDLQHLMRNLRWSWHRPTRDLFAAIDQQAWDRVRHNPVELLAAVTAERLEQLRRDDAFLQRLADARRDLDDYLASGGWYAEQLAAGEQLPQAIAYFSPEFGITEALPQYSGGLGILAGDHLKAASDLGVPVLGVGLFYHSGYFSQGLAADGWQLESYPDLHPRLLLRRLRDAGGDPVLISLDLPGGRTLWAQVLIVEVGRVSLLLLDTNVPANTDEALRRTTDRLYGGGPEQRIAQELLLGVGGVRAIRAYCAVTGSPQPEVYHTNEGHAGFQGLERIRELTTGEGLDFDAALQVVRAGTVFTTHTPVPAGIDRFEKSLAARFLTEDRALPGVPLDRILELGSESDPAMFNMAHLGFRLGQRSNGVSRLHGQVSREMFASLWPGFPLDEVPIGSVTNGVHAPTWVGRHMLADGLASDLPDDELWQRRNLSRAALVEEIRRRTRESLLARGRSPAEIGWVDAMFDPDVLTVGFARRVPSYKRLTLMLRDPERLRAILLHPTRPVQIVLAGKSHPADDGGKELIKAMVQFADDPAVRHRITFLPDYDMAMARFLYAGCDVWLNNPLRPLEACGTSGMKSALNGGLNLSIRDGWWDEMYDGENGWAIPTADGVEDPARRDELEAAALYQLLESAVTPDFYERDAAGNPPRWLRRVRHTLRDLGPKVDATRMLRDYLRDLYAPAARSGEVLRRDEYAAATGLADAITRIRNAWPNVAVRSVEVAGDRQPGDEEPVALGTALTVRAVVDLGGLDASDVRVETAVGRPSADGSLEDVDYVPMSVVPGDLATYEAQIDLDRQGPMGYTVRVTPRHEALTGPAELGLLVTA; from the coding sequence GTGAAAGCGATCGCGCAGTTCGTCGTCCGAGTCAGCCTTCCGCCAGAGCTCACCGATCTGCAGCATCTGATGCGCAATCTGCGCTGGTCATGGCATCGCCCGACCCGCGACCTCTTCGCCGCGATCGACCAGCAGGCCTGGGATCGGGTCCGGCACAATCCGGTTGAGCTGCTGGCTGCGGTCACCGCCGAACGGCTGGAGCAGCTGCGTCGTGACGACGCCTTCCTGCAGCGCCTGGCCGATGCGCGCCGCGACCTCGATGACTACCTCGCGTCCGGCGGGTGGTACGCCGAACAGCTCGCAGCGGGGGAGCAACTGCCGCAGGCCATCGCCTACTTCTCGCCGGAGTTCGGGATCACCGAGGCGCTGCCGCAGTACTCCGGCGGCCTGGGCATCCTGGCCGGTGATCATCTGAAGGCCGCCAGCGACCTCGGGGTGCCTGTGCTCGGTGTCGGGCTCTTCTATCACTCCGGCTACTTCAGCCAGGGACTTGCCGCGGACGGCTGGCAGCTGGAGAGCTATCCGGACCTGCATCCTCGGCTGCTGCTGCGCCGCCTGCGCGACGCAGGTGGCGACCCCGTGCTGATCTCCCTCGACCTTCCTGGCGGCCGCACGCTCTGGGCGCAGGTGCTCATCGTCGAGGTCGGGCGCGTGAGCCTGCTGCTGCTCGATACGAATGTGCCAGCCAATACCGACGAGGCGCTGCGGCGTACGACGGACCGGCTGTATGGGGGCGGACCGGAGCAACGGATCGCCCAGGAGCTGCTGCTCGGTGTCGGTGGGGTCCGCGCGATCCGCGCTTACTGCGCCGTGACCGGCAGCCCACAGCCGGAGGTCTATCACACCAACGAGGGCCACGCCGGGTTCCAGGGGCTCGAGCGGATCCGCGAGCTCACCACCGGCGAGGGGCTGGACTTCGATGCCGCCCTGCAGGTGGTGCGCGCGGGGACCGTCTTCACCACCCACACTCCGGTCCCGGCCGGCATCGACCGGTTCGAGAAGTCGCTGGCCGCGCGGTTTCTTACCGAGGACCGTGCACTGCCCGGCGTACCGCTTGATCGCATCCTCGAGCTCGGGAGCGAGTCTGACCCGGCGATGTTCAACATGGCCCATCTCGGATTCCGGTTGGGACAGCGCTCCAACGGGGTCTCGCGGCTGCACGGGCAGGTCAGCCGTGAGATGTTTGCCTCGCTGTGGCCGGGCTTCCCGCTCGATGAGGTGCCGATCGGCTCGGTCACCAACGGGGTGCACGCGCCCACGTGGGTCGGGCGGCACATGCTGGCCGACGGGCTCGCCAGCGACCTGCCCGATGACGAGCTGTGGCAGCGACGCAACCTCAGCCGGGCCGCGCTGGTCGAGGAGATCCGGCGCCGCACCCGCGAGAGCCTGCTGGCTCGCGGCCGCTCGCCCGCCGAGATCGGCTGGGTGGACGCGATGTTCGACCCCGACGTGCTGACCGTCGGCTTCGCGCGCCGGGTCCCGTCGTACAAGCGCCTCACCCTGATGCTGCGCGACCCGGAGCGGCTGCGCGCGATCCTGCTGCACCCCACGCGGCCGGTGCAGATCGTGCTGGCTGGCAAGAGCCATCCCGCCGACGACGGTGGCAAGGAGCTCATCAAGGCGATGGTGCAGTTTGCCGACGACCCGGCGGTGCGCCACCGCATCACCTTCCTGCCCGACTACGACATGGCGATGGCGCGTTTTCTCTACGCCGGCTGCGATGTCTGGCTCAACAACCCGCTGCGCCCCCTCGAAGCGTGCGGCACCAGTGGCATGAAGTCGGCGCTCAACGGCGGGCTCAACCTGTCGATCCGCGACGGTTGGTGGGACGAGATGTACGACGGGGAGAACGGCTGGGCCATCCCAACCGCCGACGGTGTCGAGGATCCGGCGCGCCGCGACGAGCTGGAGGCCGCCGCGCTCTATCAGCTGCTGGAAAGTGCTGTCACGCCGGACTTCTACGAGCGCGATGCCGCCGGCAACCCGCCGCGCTGGCTTCGCCGCGTGCGCCATACGCTGCGCGACCTGGGCCCGAAGGTCGATGCCACGCGCATGCTGCGTGACTACCTGCGCGATCTCTACGCGCCCGCCGCACGCAGCGGCGAGGTGCTGCGCCGGGACGAGTACGCCGCCGCGACCGGGCTCGCCGACGCGATCACCCGCATCCGGAACGCCTGGCCGAACGTGGCGGTCCGCTCGGTCGAGGTGGCCGGCGACAGGCAGCCCGGCGACGAGGAGCCGGTCGCCCTCGGCACCGCCCTGACGGTGCGGGCCGTCGTCGATCTCGGCGGCCTAGATGCGTCGGACGTGCGGGTCGAGACCGCTGTCGGTCGCCCGTCCGCCGACGGGTCGCTCGAGGACGTCGACTACGTGCCGATGTCCGTCGTACCAGGCGATCTGGCCACGTATGAGGCGCAGATCGACCTCGACCGTCAGGGCCCGATGGGCTACACCGTGCGCGTGACGCCGCGCCACGAGGCCCTCACCGGCCCGGCCGAGCTAGGACTGCTGGTTACCGCCTGA
- a CDS encoding FHA domain-containing protein → MTPGSGLVARHADSLVWVGDQISPETWEAIGTVLDLEPGTDPSGADTADRLSALGEALAADPNATFAALIIAGGQAQGILRGPVTVRNRDEIAPATGYEHYGITVPFGMSESVYVGNVNAAANAPGISEMLDLDAGIVPGGGAWAHPVSGGRRHSGATGTHSAAPSPSTGSIPAAGPAAATAEGLGAAGAAGALGAAGAAAGVAAAFGRADSPREDEAPRRDDPAREDAASRGDGTGEQLDSTMQYDPFQDGDIDSPTGASATSSPQPPAEWASPAQSPERPTPSTDSELGWPQPEPSQQARPVTDWLPDDSPAPVSSQAPPPPSPSTGEVRPDVRADAPLPPVEGSGGGWAAPVGFGTAAAAGGAAAGGAAAAGAHQSPGGFTPAPDHERVDLQSVSAPEPAQPLPPVDGAESAANSAQAGGPPGAQPAQQNAGVIVFDDGSTFALDRDYVIGRRPEKDSRVLSGQAAPLTVVDPDTVLSSAHALVTRRGDRVFLQDLGSLNGSHTASPGETDWTRLGAHEEVEIVPGTRLLFGWTVATFSGGNQQS, encoded by the coding sequence GTGACGCCCGGTTCCGGGCTGGTCGCCCGCCACGCCGACAGCCTGGTGTGGGTCGGTGACCAGATCTCACCGGAAACCTGGGAGGCGATCGGGACGGTGCTCGATCTTGAGCCCGGTACCGATCCCTCGGGTGCAGACACCGCCGATCGGCTCAGCGCGCTGGGCGAGGCGCTGGCTGCCGACCCGAACGCGACGTTCGCCGCACTCATCATCGCCGGCGGTCAGGCGCAGGGCATCCTGCGCGGCCCGGTGACCGTCCGCAACCGCGACGAGATCGCGCCCGCGACCGGCTACGAGCATTACGGCATCACCGTGCCGTTCGGCATGAGCGAGTCGGTGTACGTCGGCAACGTCAACGCCGCAGCGAACGCTCCCGGGATCAGCGAGATGCTCGATCTCGACGCCGGCATCGTGCCCGGCGGCGGGGCCTGGGCCCACCCCGTCAGCGGCGGGCGGCGGCACTCCGGCGCCACCGGCACCCACAGCGCCGCACCATCGCCAAGTACCGGAAGCATCCCGGCCGCCGGCCCAGCCGCAGCGACCGCGGAAGGCCTTGGAGCGGCGGGTGCCGCTGGTGCACTGGGTGCTGCGGGAGCTGCGGCCGGCGTCGCCGCCGCGTTCGGGCGTGCCGACTCCCCACGTGAAGACGAAGCCCCACGTCGGGACGACCCCGCACGTGAGGACGCCGCCTCGCGCGGCGACGGCACGGGCGAGCAGCTGGACTCCACGATGCAGTACGACCCGTTCCAAGACGGCGATATCGACTCACCGACCGGTGCGTCCGCGACGTCGTCGCCGCAGCCGCCGGCCGAGTGGGCCAGTCCCGCGCAGTCACCCGAGCGCCCCACACCGTCAACGGACTCCGAGCTCGGCTGGCCACAGCCTGAGCCCTCGCAGCAGGCTCGGCCGGTCACTGACTGGCTTCCGGATGACTCCCCGGCGCCGGTCAGCTCCCAGGCACCACCCCCGCCGTCGCCGTCGACCGGCGAGGTGCGCCCGGATGTGCGCGCCGACGCTCCGCTACCGCCGGTCGAAGGCTCCGGTGGCGGCTGGGCAGCACCGGTCGGCTTCGGCACTGCCGCAGCCGCAGGTGGCGCAGCCGCAGGTGGCGCGGCAGCAGCCGGTGCACACCAGTCCCCCGGCGGGTTCACCCCCGCGCCCGATCACGAGCGCGTCGACCTTCAGTCGGTGTCGGCCCCCGAACCGGCGCAGCCGCTACCTCCCGTCGACGGCGCCGAATCCGCCGCCAACTCGGCCCAGGCGGGCGGACCGCCGGGCGCGCAGCCGGCCCAACAGAACGCGGGCGTGATCGTCTTCGATGACGGCAGCACGTTTGCACTCGACCGCGACTACGTCATCGGACGCCGACCCGAAAAGGACTCGCGCGTGCTCAGCGGCCAGGCGGCCCCACTCACCGTTGTCGATCCCGACACCGTGCTCTCCAGCGCGCACGCGCTGGTGACCCGCCGCGGTGACCGGGTGTTCCTGCAGGACCTCGGATCGCTCAACGGCTCGCACACCGCCTCGCCAGGCGAGACCGACTGGACCCGTCTCGGCGCGCACGAAGAGGTTGAGATCGTGCCCGGCACGCGGCTGCTGTTTGGCTGGACGGTCGCGACCTTCTCAGGCGGTAACCAGCAGTCCTAG
- a CDS encoding ABC transporter ATP-binding protein: protein MRDVGVRRGKSVLLEDINWRVELDERWVILGQNGAGKSTLLAIASAQMHPSTGSVHLLGERIGGVDVFELRPRIGLASATLAARIPPTERVRDLIMSAGYSVLGRWRERYEAMDEFRANMLIEQWGISKLADREFGSLSSGEKKRTQICRALMTDPELLLLDEPAAGLDLTGREDLLARLSELAADPESPAIVMVTHHVEEIPRDFSHVMMLRDGHVVRQGLLEDELTSESILETFGVQAHLSRRRGRYFASVG, encoded by the coding sequence ATGCGCGATGTCGGCGTACGGCGCGGGAAGTCAGTGCTGCTCGAGGACATCAACTGGCGTGTTGAGCTCGACGAGCGCTGGGTGATTCTCGGGCAAAACGGCGCGGGAAAGTCGACGCTGCTGGCGATTGCCTCGGCCCAGATGCATCCGAGCACCGGCTCGGTGCACCTGCTCGGCGAGCGCATCGGTGGCGTGGACGTATTCGAGCTGCGCCCGCGGATCGGGCTGGCCTCGGCGACGTTGGCCGCGCGTATCCCGCCGACCGAACGCGTGCGCGACCTCATCATGTCGGCCGGCTACTCGGTCCTGGGCCGCTGGCGCGAGCGCTATGAGGCGATGGATGAGTTCCGCGCCAACATGCTGATCGAGCAGTGGGGGATCAGCAAGCTCGCCGATCGCGAGTTCGGATCGCTGAGCTCCGGGGAGAAGAAGCGCACCCAGATCTGCCGCGCCCTGATGACCGACCCCGAGCTGCTACTGCTCGACGAGCCGGCGGCCGGGCTCGACCTGACCGGACGCGAGGATCTGCTGGCCCGGCTCAGCGAGCTCGCCGCCGACCCGGAGTCACCGGCGATCGTGATGGTCACCCACCACGTCGAGGAGATTCCGCGCGACTTCAGCCACGTGATGATGCTGCGCGACGGGCACGTCGTCCGCCAGGGCCTGCTCGAGGACGAGCTCACCAGCGAGTCGATCCTGGAGACTTTCGGCGTGCAGGCGCATCTGTCCCGCCGCCGGGGCCGGTACTTCGCGTCCGTAGGTTAG
- a CDS encoding acyltransferase: MLRRYLTPRDPRQAKFLTSSSLRWVLRNRAFTPHYLVRYARFFAFKLRNPHIVTRGFVFLGKDIELTARPGHGRLVLGRWAHIGDRTCIRAHEGTVEIGDKVVFGRDNVVNGYLDISIGESTLIADWIYICDFDHKFDQLGTPIKDQGIAKLPVRIGPDCWLGTKVSVLRGTETGRGCVFAAHTVVRGDIPDYSVVAGVPGRVIKSRLPVAPTRSGDERPVGAPEIRPTQRRVRPDEVDDQ; the protein is encoded by the coding sequence ATGCTGCGCCGATACCTGACCCCGCGTGATCCACGCCAGGCGAAGTTCCTCACGAGCAGCTCACTGCGCTGGGTCTTGCGCAACCGGGCGTTCACCCCGCACTACCTGGTGCGCTATGCCCGCTTCTTTGCCTTCAAGCTCCGTAACCCACATATCGTCACCCGCGGCTTCGTGTTCCTCGGCAAGGACATCGAGCTGACTGCGCGGCCGGGCCACGGCCGCCTCGTGCTCGGGCGTTGGGCGCATATCGGCGACCGCACCTGCATCCGGGCGCACGAGGGGACCGTCGAGATCGGTGACAAGGTCGTCTTCGGTCGCGACAACGTCGTCAACGGCTACCTCGACATCTCGATCGGCGAGTCGACCCTCATCGCAGACTGGATCTATATCTGCGATTTCGACCACAAGTTTGACCAGCTGGGTACGCCGATCAAGGACCAGGGGATCGCCAAGCTGCCAGTGCGCATCGGCCCGGACTGCTGGCTGGGCACCAAGGTGAGCGTGCTGCGCGGCACCGAGACGGGACGCGGCTGCGTGTTCGCCGCCCACACCGTCGTGCGCGGCGATATCCCGGACTACAGCGTGGTGGCCGGCGTACCGGGCAGGGTCATCAAGAGCCGGCTGCCGGTGGCGCCCACCCGTTCAGGTGACGAGCGTCCAGTCGGTGCGCCCGAGATCCGCCCGACGCAGCGGCGAGTGCGACCGGACGAAGTCGACGACCAGTGA
- a CDS encoding serine/threonine-protein kinase, whose product MNPGEPPAAPPAMPADGQAASIPVSGTQIADFVVQRPLGAGGSFLLATSPDRLRTGPHDAGEQVVLKVFPADASGDEPTAFETLSAALQSIAAVRSPYLVQLIEAGRNAGLVYCAMEYVDGGSLAAPERQLTFAEVLEAVANAARGAHAMHEAGIPHRNIHPSGIILGSAGTKLSDPGLASYLNPGMTLTGRLGVPKVDFISPEIIRGMPASRATDLWSLGATLHYVASGDSLFPQLDQSNPVAALSAVLHTPPQISPGLPAPIEQIVRACLFTDAPDRPSTAGDLADRLDALWKR is encoded by the coding sequence ATGAATCCAGGCGAGCCGCCCGCCGCACCACCGGCGATGCCTGCCGATGGCCAGGCCGCGAGCATCCCGGTGTCCGGGACGCAGATCGCCGATTTCGTGGTCCAGCGCCCCCTCGGCGCGGGCGGCTCCTTCCTGCTGGCCACGTCGCCGGATCGGCTGCGCACCGGTCCGCACGATGCCGGCGAGCAGGTCGTGCTGAAGGTGTTCCCGGCCGATGCCTCCGGTGACGAGCCGACCGCGTTCGAGACGCTGTCCGCGGCCCTGCAGTCGATCGCTGCCGTGCGTTCGCCGTACCTCGTGCAGCTCATCGAGGCCGGGCGCAACGCCGGGCTGGTCTACTGCGCGATGGAGTACGTCGATGGCGGCAGCCTGGCCGCGCCCGAGCGCCAGCTCACCTTCGCCGAGGTCCTCGAGGCCGTCGCCAACGCGGCACGCGGCGCGCACGCAATGCACGAGGCCGGCATCCCGCACCGCAACATCCACCCGTCGGGCATCATCTTGGGAAGCGCCGGCACCAAGCTGTCCGACCCGGGACTGGCGAGCTACCTGAATCCCGGCATGACGCTGACCGGACGGCTCGGCGTACCCAAGGTCGACTTCATCTCCCCGGAGATCATCCGGGGCATGCCTGCCTCGCGGGCCACTGACCTGTGGTCGCTCGGCGCCACGCTGCACTACGTCGCCTCCGGGGACTCGCTGTTTCCCCAGCTCGACCAGAGCAACCCGGTTGCCGCCCTCAGCGCCGTGCTGCACACGCCGCCGCAGATCTCCCCCGGCCTGCCCGCTCCGATCGAGCAGATCGTGCGGGCCTGCCTGTTTACCGACGCCCCCGACCGTCCCTCAACCGCCGGCGATCTCGCAGATCGCCTCGATGCACTTTGGAAGCGCTGA
- a CDS encoding enoyl-CoA hydratase/isomerase family protein: protein MGEFVNLEVADGIGTIRLDRPKMNALNQQVQEEIRAAAHEASANDDVAAVVVYGGVKVFAAGADIKEMESMTYQQMSARADALSSSLTAVAEIPKPTVAAITGYALGGGFELAMCCDIRIVADDAKVGQPEILLGIIPGAGGTQRLARLVGPSHAKDINFTGRFVDADEALRIGMVNKVVPAGSVYDEAKKWAGQFVGGPALALRAVKAAVDGGLNGDLQSGLKLESHLFAALFATDDQSIGMKSFVENGPGKAKFTGK, encoded by the coding sequence GTGGGCGAGTTTGTGAACCTTGAAGTAGCCGACGGCATCGGGACGATCCGTCTTGACCGGCCGAAGATGAACGCGCTCAACCAGCAGGTGCAGGAGGAGATCCGGGCGGCCGCTCACGAGGCAAGCGCCAACGATGACGTCGCTGCGGTCGTGGTGTACGGCGGTGTGAAGGTCTTTGCCGCGGGGGCTGACATCAAAGAGATGGAGTCGATGACCTACCAGCAGATGTCGGCGCGCGCCGATGCGCTCTCGTCGTCGCTGACCGCGGTCGCCGAGATCCCCAAGCCGACCGTCGCCGCCATCACCGGGTACGCCCTCGGCGGTGGCTTCGAGCTCGCGATGTGCTGCGACATCCGCATCGTGGCCGATGACGCCAAGGTCGGCCAGCCGGAGATCCTGCTCGGGATCATCCCCGGCGCCGGCGGCACCCAGCGGCTGGCCCGGCTGGTGGGGCCGTCGCACGCCAAGGACATCAACTTCACCGGTCGGTTTGTCGATGCCGACGAGGCGCTGCGGATCGGCATGGTCAACAAGGTCGTGCCCGCGGGCTCGGTGTACGACGAGGCGAAGAAGTGGGCCGGGCAGTTCGTCGGCGGCCCGGCGCTCGCGCTGCGGGCCGTGAAGGCGGCCGTCGACGGCGGCCTGAACGGGGACCTGCAGTCCGGTCTGAAGCTGGAAAGCCACCTGTTTGCCGCGCTCTTCGCTACCGACGATCAGAGCATCGGGATGAAGTCGTTCGTCGAGAACGGCCCCGGCAAGGCGAAGTTCACCGGAAAATAG